A genomic window from Plasmodium reichenowi strain SY57 chromosome 6, whole genome shotgun sequence includes:
- a CDS encoding ATP dependent DEAD-box helicase, putative, whose translation MLIRKKGFFFFNIYDLLKKQKFRFSHFIERRNDNFKKKVNEEYARVQRNISLNEDDILKIRNIMIRIGNDKNILSSIIHTYNIPSFFLLDKDVRNHFLSYIKDDISYADQLRNCILMHNDVDENKDDDNFLNIQVKKNIYQNMKPDNYCNKLNLFNHSNENYTTTPPNQIHNNKKNKNNNNNNNNNNNNNNNNNNNNNYYYYYNNYCCDKQNIHITKEKLKRSDEIIVNILLIFIKKYYYKQWMFYEHIKRLCDYTEINVYIKNNNKKQVRNIHLYVGPPNSGKTYHAFQKLMLSKNGLYCSPLRLLAWEVYSKLTRMNKKVNLLTGQEIIIKDNNQHGDNQHDNNQHGDNQHDNNQHNNNHHNNNHHNNNHHNNNHHDDAINNHVIHHNNNHHDDVINNHVIHHNNNQHDNVTHTVCTIEMTPLNKEYDCVIVDEVQMINNESRGYAWTNVLMNLNSKDIYLCGSEYIIDLIKNLADILNDQLIIKKFERLGSLHLQEYNTTLENVQTGDCIITFSRNNIMLLKRILEKYNKRVFVIYGSLPPDSKKKQINMFNEFCKNHIDQTDQTRQRDLEHNQHNVKLLYEKKIEKYKIQIDTYKQRLNKHKLNTNMKKYYDSIFYYKNILRKYFLYVKKYKHHQKKKKETVLIATDVIGMGLNINIKRIIFYSLKKYDGDILRYLTISEFLQIAGRAGRFNPSCTNKSIGYITCVHLDDINILKTIFKHKYINSLNYISTNHLQIGESELPQSHTHQVHHINNFLNIQHSTLLDIYNIIKKEKNMKHDKIDINNEMNHIYNGGHNQKSEIIKDMYNKNNDSNNNDDHDYDDFISSRNFTNNYQAKAGFFPNYHIVEELRKTLEYEYNSKIKLHDILKVLVEYVKLNDEYFFLTKNYNNMITITKELEHINLEQKILFTYSLCPININNIVLLNTLKTFCMSHSILGYVDFFHCLNNNIFYHVDGKKYIDLLNNEPNNNNTINHNISCYSNIQRDTNINKKFINQYDQYVSEHVKSNIKYKDNNNNNNDNNNNNNDNNNDNNNNNNNNNDNYYYDISTNSFYFNKNINTDNNFYVHSLWEDNEWQMKGINTQNNNLDNIIHIDEYIQLLEIYYEIMDMYCWLYTKFPDVYKNINLVSNEKKKVSMKIIHMLTHTFNENKQAC comes from the coding sequence ATGcttataagaaaaaagggattttttttttttaatatttatgatttattaaagAAACAAAAGTTTAGGTTTAGTCACTTTATAGAACGTAGGaatgataattttaaaaaaaaagtaaatgAAGAATATGCAAGGGTTCAACGcaatatttctttaaatgaggatgatatattaaaaataagaaatatcATGATAAGAATTGGgaatgataaaaatatacttaGTAgtattatacatacatataatattccttctttttttttattagaTAAGGATGTAAGAAATCATTTCTTGagttatataaaagatgatATAAGTTATGCTGACCAATTAAGAAATTGTATCCTTATGCATAATGATGTTGATGAAAACAAGgatgatgataattttttaaatatacaagttaaaaaaaatatttatcaaaatatgaaaccagataattattgtaacaaattaaatttatttaatcattccaatgaaaattatacaaCCACTCCACCTAATcaaatacataataataaaaaaaataaaaataataataataataataataataataataacaataataataataataataacaataataattattattattattataacaattATTGTTGCGATAAACagaatatacatattactaaggaaaaattaaaaaggTCGGATGAAATTATTGTcaacatattattaatttttattaaaaaatattattataagcAATGGATGTTTTATGAACACATAAAGAGATTATGTGATTATACAGAAATAAacgtatatataaagaacaataataaaaagcAAGTAAGGAATATACATTTGTATGTTGGGCCACCGAACAGTGGAAAGACATATCATGCTTTTCAAAAATTAATGTTATCTAAAAATGGATTATATTGTTCCCCTTTAAGATTATTAGCATGGGAAGTATATTCAAAGTTAACAagaatgaataaaaaagttAATTTATTAACAGGTCaggaaataataattaaagataataatCAACATGGTGATAATCAGCATGATAATAATCAACATGGTGATAATCAGCATGATAATAAtcaacataataataatcaccataataataatcaccataataataatcaccataataataatcacCACGATGATGCTATAAACAATCATGTTATTCaccataataataatcacCACGATGATGTTATAAACAATCATGTTATTCACCATAATAATAACCAACATGATAACGTTACACATACTGTATGCACCATAGAGATGACCCctttaaataaagaatacGATTGTGTTATTGTTGATGAGGTTcaaatgataaataatgaatCAAGAGGATATGCTTGGACCAATGTTCTTATGAATTTAAATtcaaaagatatatatCTTTGTGGTAGTGAATACATTATAGAtttaataaagaatttGGCTGATATACTCAATGATcaattaattataaaaaagttCGAAAGGTTAGGTTCTTTACATTTACaagaatataatacaaCATTAGAAAATGTTCAAACAGGGGACTGTATTATTACCTTCTcaagaaataatattatgttattaaaaagaatattagAAAAATACAACAAAAGAgtttttgtaatatatgGATCCTTACCACCGGACTCgaagaaaaaacaaataaatatgtttaatgaattttgtaaaaatcATATAGATCAAACCGATCAAACGAGACAAAGAGATCTTGAACATAATCAACATAATGTAAAGTTATTGtatgagaaaaaaatagaaaaatataaaattcaAATAGATACCTACAAACAGAGATTGAATAAACACAAACTTAATActaatatgaaaaaatattatgattccattttttattacaaaaatattctcagaaaatattttctttatgttaaaaaatataaacatcatcaaaaaaaaaaaaaagaaacagTTTTAATTGCTACAGATGTTATAGGTATGGgtttaaatataaatattaaaagaataattttttattctttaaaaaaatatgatggTGATATATTAAGATATTTAACTATATCTGAATTTTTACAAATTGCTGGTAGGGCAGGTCGTTTTAATCCTTCATGTACAAATAAATCTATAGGATACATTACATGTGTACATTTAGATGatatcaatatattaaaaactatatttaaacataaatatataaatagtCTCAATTATATATCGACAAATCATCTACAAATAGGGGAAAGTGAATTACCTCAATCACATACACATCAAGTACaccatataaataattttttgaatattcAACATTCTACAttattagatatatataatattataaaaaaggaaaaaaatatgaaacaCGACAaaatagatataaataacgaaatgaatcatatatataatggtGGACACAACCAAAAATcagaaataataaaagatatgtataataaaaataatgatagtaataataatgatgatcATGATTATGATGATTTTATCTCCTCACGCAATTTTACAAATAATTATCAAGCAAAGGCAGGATTTTTTCCTAACTATCATATCGTTGAAGAGTTAAGAAAAACTTTagaatatgaatataattcaaaaataaaactaCATGACATACTTAAAGTATTAGTTGAATACGTAAAGTTAAatgatgaatatttttttttaacaaaaaattataataatatgattaCTATTACAAAGGAATTAGAACATATTAATCTAGAACAAAAGATTCTCTTTACATATTCCTTATGTCCcataaacataaataatattgttcTTCTTAATACATTAAAAACATTTTGTATGTCTCATAGTATATTAGGTTATGTAGATTTTTTTCATTGTctgaataataatatattctatCATGTGgatggaaaaaaatatattgatcttttaaataatgaacccaataataacaatacAATAAATCATAACATTTCGTGTTATAGTAATATTCAAAGGGATactaatataaataaaaaattcataaaTCAATATGATCAATATGTAAGTGAACATGTGaaaagtaatataaaatataaagataataataataataataatgataataataataataataatgataataataatgataataataataataataataataataatgataattattattatgatatatcAACTAATAgcttttattttaataaaaatataaatacagACAACAATTTTTATGTACATTCACTATGGGAAGATAATGAATGGCAAATGAAAGGTATAAACacacaaaataataatcttGATAATATAATCCATATTGATGAATACATCCAACTTTTGGAAATCTATTATGAAATTATGGATATGTATTGTTGGCTATATACAAAATTCCCCgatgtatataaaaatattaatttagtaagtaacgaaaaaaaaaaagtctctatgaaaattattcatatgcTAACACACACATTTAACGAAAATAAACAAGCGTGTTAA